The genomic stretch GGCTACGACTCCGTGAAGGTGACGGCGCGGCAGGAGCCGGTGACGGAGGGCATCGCGGTCTCGCTCCTCGTCGAGGAGGGCGTGCCCACGCGCGTGCGGCAGCTGAGCTTCACGGGCAGCCCGGGGCAGCCGTTGCCCCGGTTGATGGAGGTGCTCGACCTGGCGCCCGGCGCCGTCTTCGACCGCGCGCGGCTGGACGCGGGGCTGGAGCGGCTGAGGGCGCTGCTGCGGGAAGAGGGGCACTGGCGCGCGCAGGTGGGCACGCCCCTGGTGCTGGTGGAGGGGAGCGCGGCGACGGTGGCCATCCCGTTGTCCGCGGGGCCGCGCTACTCGCTGCGCTTCCACGGCAACCGCCGCTTCCCGACGACGCTGCTGGAGCACGTGCTGGCGTACGACGTCGCGGAGCCCCTCGACGAGGTGGTCGCCGGCCGCCTGGCCCGCCGCGTCGAGTCCTTCTATCGCTTCCGTGGCTTCCACGACGTGAGGGTGCGGCCCCGCGAGGTGGTGCGCCCGGACGGCGAGGTGGCCGTGCTGGCCTTCGACGTGGACGAGGGGGCGCGCCTGCGCGTGTCCGAGGTGCGCTTCCATGGCAACACGGAGCTGGACGACGAGACGCTGCGCACGACGTTGACGGAGCGCATCCGGGCGGGAGAGTCCCTGCCGGAGCTGGACCTGCGCCTGTCGGACGACCCGCTCGACGCCGAGGGGCGGCATGGCCGCTCCCGCGCGTCCTCGGAGCCCCCGCCGGACCCCTCCACGGTGTTCGTGGAGGACGCGTGGCTGGAGGCCGTGGACGTGATGAACGAGGCCTACCGCGAGCGGGGCTACCTCTCCGCGGTGGTGTCGTTCCGGGGCCTGACGGTGGACGCGGTGACGCACACGGCCGTGGCGGACTTCGACATCGAGGAGGGGCCTCGCGCGAGGGTGTCGGAGGTCCGATACGAGGGCCTCCCGTCGGGCATGGCGGTCGCCCTCCTGCGGGTGGGGGCGCGCGTGCGGCAGGGGCTGCCGCTGAGCTTCGAGGCCGTGGAGGCGGCGCGCGTGGCGCTGGAGCGCGCGTTGGGGCTGCGCGGCTACATCTTCGCGAAGGTCACCACGGAGTCGTCGGTCGGGGAGGACGGACAGGCGGCGCGCGTGGTGTTCCGCGCCGACGCGGGGCCCCAGGTGAGGGTGGGCAAGGTCCTCATCCAGGGGCTGACGCGCACGGACCCGGACCTCATCCTGGCCAACCTGGCCCTGGAGGAGGGCAAGCCGCTGGTGATGTCGGCGCTGACGGACGGCCAGCGGCGCCTGGCGAGGCTCGGGTTGTTCCGGCAGGTGGACGTGGCCCTCGCGGACCCGACGCGGCGCGAGTCCTCCAAGGACATCGTGGTGTCGGTCCAGGAGCGTCCGCGCCTGGATGGCGAGGTATCCGCGGGCTACTTCCTCGTCGACGGTCCGCGCATCGCCCTGGATACGGCCTACCGCAACCTGGACGGGCTGGGGTTGAGCCTCCTGGCGCGCGGCAAGGTGAACTACGCGGGCTGGAGCGCGGACGCGCTGTCGAGGGACCGGCGCATCGCGTGCCAGCAGTCCGGCGGCGCGGCCTCCGCGGGCTGTGACGTGGAGCTCCAGGGGCTCAACGCCCTGGGCGGGCGCGGCAACCTGGCGCTCGCGCAGCCGCGCCTGTTCTTCCTGCTGCCCTTCGAGGTGGGTGCGCGCCTGGACCTGATTGGCGAGCGCGTCCACCGGCCGTCGTATGTGTCCACGCGGTTCGCCGCCGCCGCCGCGCTCGACTGGGCGGTGGCGTCCTGGTTCAACGTCTCCCTGTCGTACGAAGTGGAGAACAACCGGCTGCGCTCGCGCGCGGGTGTGCTGGAGTTGTTGAACCGCGCGGACCAGGAGCGGCTGCGCTACCCGTTCGGAGACTTCACGCTGCACTCGCTGCGGCCCTCGCTCACGCTGGACTTCCGCGACGACCCGGCCAACCCCCGCCGGGGCATCGTGTTCGTCGGCAGCGCGGAGTTCACCCGAGGCATCAGCGTGAACCCCACGGACGTGGCGGGCAACCCGGTGTCGGCCTTCCCCATCAACGGCGTGAAGCTGTCGAGCAGCCTGAGTGGCTACGTGCCGCTGGGGCGGCGGTCGAGCCTCGCGCTGTCGGCCCGCGCGGGCACCATGGTGCCGTTGGAGGCGGACGCGCAGACCATCGGCTCCAAGCTGTTCTACCTGGGTGGGTCGTCGAGCCTGCGCGGCTTCCGCGAGGACGGCGTGCTGCCCGAGGACGTGCGCGAGGCGTTGCACCAGCGCGTGCGCGACTGTCGCTCGCTCATCACCCCTTCGGGTTGCTCGGCGGAGCTCAAGGCCGTGCTCGCGGGGCAGGTGCCGGCGAGCCAGGGCGGCGAGCTCTTCACGTTGGGCAAGGCGGAGCTGCGGCTGCCCGCGTTGACGTCGGTGGACCTGGGGCTCTTCGTGGAGGCGGGCAACCTGTGGCTGGACCGGGCGAAGTTCGAGCCCTGGCGGCTGCGGTACGCGACGGGCGTGGGGCTGCGCTACGTGACGCCCGTGGGCCCGCTGGCCTTCGACGTGGGCTTCAACCTGGACCCGGACGAGGAAGTGAACGAGGCGCGGACGCAGTTCCACTTCAGCATCGGCACGTTCTGAGGAGGCGACATGCGCGTGCGGGGATGGATGGCGGCTGGGATGCTGGCGGTGGTGTCGCTGGCCGGGTGTCGGCACTCGGAGACGGCGGCCCAGAAGCCGGAGCGTCCCAAGTGGATGCCGCCGGAGGGGACGTGTCCGAAGGGGTCGCTGGTGCAGATGGAGCGGCTGGGCCTGAAGCCGGGGGACAAGGTGCCCGTCATCGTGGACGCCATCCAGGACCACCCGGGGCCGGCCCGCTACAACTACAGCTTCGTCATCGCCCTGCCGCGCGAGGAGGGCGAGAAGATGCTGCCCGGGGCGCGCATCGGCGGGCGGCTCTACGTGACGAAGCACCGCGTCTTCGGCCGGTACGACCGCATCTTCCTCCCGGAGAGCGGCGCCATGTCCGTGCCCTTCTGCGGCATCCTGCTGGACGCCCGGTGGGACCGTGATGGCGAAGGGCTGATTGCCTACCCGAGCCCCATGAAGGGCTTCTCCGTGGTGCAGGACAACACCGGCGTCATCCTGGTGGTGGACGCGTACCCATAGCCGCGTGGGCCGGCGGTGTGGCCGCGCGTGAGGTACAGTCGTTGTTGTGTTCTACGCGTGCGTCCGTGCCGTGGTGGCGATGTGCCTGCGGCTCTTCTACCGGGTGAAGGTGAACGCGCCCGGCGCCTCGCCCGAGGGGCCCGTGCTCTTCGTGGGCAACCACCCCAATGGCCTCATCGACCCGGGGCTCGTCTTCATCCTCACCCGCCGGAAGGTGACGTTCCTCGCCAAGGCGCCCCTGTTCCGCATGCCCGTCATCGGCTGGCTGCTGAAGGGCCTGGACGCGCTGCCGGTGTACCGCAAGCAGGATGACCCGACGAAGATGGGGGGCAACGAGGGCACCCTCGAGGCCGCCAAGGGCGCGCTCGTGCAGGGGCGCGCCATCACCATCTTCCCCGAGGGCAAGAGCCACTCCGAGCCCGCGCTCGCGGAGCTGAAGACGGGCGCGGCGCGCATCGCGCTGAGCGCCGCGAGGCAGGGCGCCCCGGTGCGCATCGTCCCCGTGGGCCTGACCTACGCGCAGAAGCACGTCTTCCGCAGCGAGGTCCTCATCGACGTGGGCGCCGCCATCGACGTCGCCACGTTCCTCCCGGAGGACCCCGCCGCCGAGCAGGACGCAGTGCGCGCGCTCACCGAGCGCATCGCGGAGGGGCTGCGCGGCGTCACGTTGAACCTGACGCAGTGGGAGGACCTGCCGCTGGTGCAGCTGGCCGAGCAGCTCTACTCCTTCCGCCAGGGTGGACCGCTCGACGCGGAGCGCCTGCGGTTGTGGGCCCGGGGCGTCCAGCTCTTCCGCGCCAGCGAGCCCGAGCGCTTCGAGATCCTGCGCGCGCACCTGGCCGCCTTCCAGCGGCGCCTGTCGCTGGTGCATGCGGGCGGGCCGGAGGCCCTCGCGCTGGTCTACCGCCCGGGCAACGTGGTGCCATTCGTGGTGAAGAACCTGCTGGCGCTGGTGTTGGGGCTGCCGCTGTTCGCCCTGGGCGTGCTGCTCTTCGGGCTGCCCTATCAGGCGCCCCGGCTCGCCAGCCGCAAGGCGGAGCTGGACGTGCAGGCCACGGTGAAGTTCCTCACCGGCTTCGTGGTGGGGCTGCTCTGGTGGGCGGGCCTCACCGTGGCCGCGGCCACGTGGGGCGGGTGGGTGTGGGGCCTGGGGACGTTGCTGGCCGTGCTGCCCCTGGCGCTCTTCACGCTCTACTTCTCCGAGCGCTGGGAGGGCCTCAAGCGCGACATCGACGTCTTCTTCCTGCTGGGCAACCGCGCCCGCCTCAAGGCCCTGCTGCTCGTCGAGGGCGAGCGGCTCGCGTCGGAGGTGGAGCGGCTGGCGGGGGAGTACCGGCCCCTGCTCGACGCGTCCGTCAGGCGCTGACGCGCTCCCGGGGCACGGCCTCGCGGAACAGCCTGGCGCCCACCAGCAGCGCCACGCCACCCAACAGCACGGGCAGGGCGTTCACCGCGATGGCGGTGTGCAGCGTCGCCGCGTCCGCGATGTTGCCGATGAGCGTGGGCGAAATCGCGTCCCCGAGCAGGTGGATGCACAGGACGTTGAGGCCCATGGCGAAGGCGCGGAAGGCGGGCGGCACGCAGTTGACGATGGCGGCGTTGATGGGCCCGCTGTTGAGGAAGATGAGGAACTGGGCCATGCCGATGGCGGCGAACGTCGGGCCCACGTCCTTCAGGTTGACGGCGAGGTACATGCACGGCGCCGCGAGCAGCAGGCCGATGCCGGACATCCACAGCCCGCCGCCCTCGCGCTTCTTGTCCAGCCGGTCCCCGAGCCAGCCGCCCGCCACCGTGCCCAGCAGGCCCGCGACGGCGGTGATGGCGCCGAAGAGGAAGCCGGAGCTGTCCGCGCTCATGCCGCGCTCGCGCACCAGGTACGTGGGCATCCAGAAGCCCAGGCCGCCGATGGAGAACGTCATCAGCGTGTAGCCCGCCGTCACCGCCCAGAAGGCCGCGTTGCGCGCCAGGCCCTTCAGGCCCACGAGGAAGGGCAGCTTCACCTCCGCGTCCGGCCCGTCCATGGCGCCTCGCTGGGGCTCGGGCATGAAGAAGGCGAGGGCGCCCAGCAGCAGGCCGGGCACGCCGCCCGCGAAGAAGGCCACGTGCCACGAATACTTCTGCGTCAGCCAGCCGCCCAGGCCATAGCCCGCGGCGGCTCCGACGGGGATGGCGATGTAGAAGAACGCCAGCATGCGCGTGCGCTGCTCGCGCGGGTACAGGTCGGAGATGATGCTCGGGGCGACCGCGCCGTAGCCCGCCTCGCCGATGCCAATCACCGCCCGGGCGACGAGCAGCGCGGCGAAGGACGTGGCCAGCCCGCTGGCGCCCGTGGCCAGGCTCCACAGCAGCACGCCGCCGGCCACCAGCAACCGCCGGGGATAGCGGTCCCCGAGGAAGCCGCCCAGCGGCGAGGCCAGCATGAACACCACGATGAACATGGTGCCCAGCAGGCCGGACTGCGTGTCGTTGATGCCGAACTCCTGCTGGATGCCCGGCAGGGCCACCGCGACGATGTACCGGTCCAGGTAGTTGACCAGGTTGATGAGCGTCAGCACCAACAGCGCGAACCCGGCGTTCGCGGCGGGCGCCGTGGGGGTGGCGGGAGCGGCCGTCATGGTGGACAGGCTCATGAGCGGGCGGCCCCGGCGCCGAAGCGGTGCGCGAGCAGACCCCACCGCAGGCCCCGGTCACTCACCCGGCACGAGTCGAGCCCCAGGGCCTTCACGGCCTCCAGGAGGATGAGCGCCCCTGCGGGGATGACGTCCGCGCGCTTGGGCTGCATGCCCGGCAGCGCGCGGCGCTCCTCGAGGGGGCGGTGGCACAGCCGGTCGACCAGCGCGGACAGCTCGCCCACCGACAGCGTCCCGCCGTGCACGGCCTCCGCGTCATACGGGTCGATGGCGTGCTGGACGGCGTACACCGTCGTCACCGTGCCGGCCACGCCCACCAGCACGGCGCCCGGGGGCGGAGGGGGCAGGGCCTTGAACGTCTCCCGCAGGTGCGCCTCGACGCGCGCGCGGTCCTCGGCGGACATCGGGTCTGAGCGCACGAAGCGCTCGGTGAGCCGCACCGCGCCCACGTCGAAGCTGTGCCGGAACTCCACGTGCCCGGCGGGGTTGCCGTAGATGAACTCCGTGGAGCCGCCGCCGATGTCGAGCACCAGCAGGGGGCCGGCCGCCTCGCTCGCGAAGTCCGCGTGCACCGCAGCGAAGGACAGCTCCGCCTCCAGCTTGCCGGAGATGATTTCGACGGTGACGTCGGCGCGCTGCTTGGCGGCGGCGAGGAACTCCGCGCCGTTGCTCGCGTCGCGCGCGGCGCTGGTGGCCGACACCGCGACGTCCTGTGCGCCCAGCTCCCGCGCCTCGCGGGCGTAGGACTCCAGCACCGACAGCGTGGCCTCCATGCCTTCCGCCGACAGCCGCTTCGTCGCGTCCACGCCCCGCCCCAGGCGCGTGATTTCCGCGCGCTCCAGGACGGGCTCGAAGCGGCCTTCCGGCGTGCGCTCGGCGACGAGCAGCAGCACGGAGTTGGTACCAATGTCGATGGTGGCGAATCGCGGCATGCGCCGCAGCCTACTCAACGCAGCAGCGCTTCCAAAGCGTCGGCCAGCGCCGCGTACTCGTCTGGCGTGTTGTAGAGCTGCGCGGACACGCGCACGTGACGCTGCGGGGCCCTGGGCCAGGGGACGATGGGCACCTCGATGCGGTACGTCTCGAAGAGCTTCAGGTGCAGGGGGTCCAGGTACAGGGGGGGCTCCGCCTGGACGGGATAGCCCGGCGGCAGGCCCACCACCGCCATGCTGCCCACCATGGACTCCGGGCACGCGGGCGCGACGCCCAGCCGCTCGCACAGGAGCCTTCGCGCCGCCAGCGCCTTGTTCCGGTTGGAGGCCCTCAGCTCCGGCCAGCCGCCGGGGAGCATGGCGCCCATGACCCGGATGGCGTCCGGGACACAGAGCGCGGGGGTGGGGTCGTGCGTCCCCGTCCAGTCGAACTCCAGCCGGAAGCGGGAGCGGTCGGTCCGGGGCGAGTTGCGCCCGTGGCTCACCGCCAGCGGCGTCAGGCCCGGCTGCAAGTCCCGCCGGACGTGGAGGAAGGCCGCGCCCTTGGGGGCGCACATCCACTTGTGGCAGTTGCCCGTGTAGTAGCCGGCGCCCAGCTCGCGCAGCGACAGCGGCACCTGGCCGGGGCCGTGTGCGCCGTCCACCAGCGTCTCCACGCCGCGCGCCTTCAGCTCGGAGACGAGCCGGGCCAGCGGCATCACCAGCGCCGTCTGGCTCGAGATGTGGTCGACGAGCAGCAGGCGCGTGCGCGGCGTGACGTGCGCGAGCACCGCGTCGACGATGGCCTGCTCGGACGTCACCGGCCAGGGCAGCGTCGCCACCACCACCTTGGCGCCGGACGAGGCCGCGGCGAAGTCGAGCGCGTTGCGGCTGGCGTTGTACTCGTGGTCGGTGGTGAGCAGCTCGTCGCCGGGGGCGAAGCGCAGCGAGCGCAGCACCGTGGTGACGCCGCTCGTGGCGTTGGTGACGAAGGAGACGTCCTCCGCGTCCGCGCCGATGAAGTCCGCGAGCGCCGCGCGGGCCGCGTCATACAGCGGCTCGATTTCGCGGTGCAGGAAGCGCACGGGCTCGGCCTCCATGCGCGCGCGCAGCTCCGCCTGCTTCTGGAGCACGGCGGTGGGGCATGCGCCGTAGGAGCCGTGGTTGAGGAAACGGACCTCGGGGTCCAATCCCCAGTGGGAACGGAAGGGGGCGCTCATGTCCGGCGACTCGAACCGAACCGGCGCCCCCTGTCAACGTGCCGCGTGTGCTACGGCTGGGCCGCCTCGGGGAGGGGCGCCCAGTCGGGCGTCAGCAGCGTGCCCTTCTCCGCGCGCAGTGGGAGCTGGTTGTTGCCGTCCGCCGTCATCACGAACAGCTGCGTGCCGCCGTTGCGCGTGGAGGTGAAGACGACCAGCCGCCCGTTGGGGGAGAAGGCGGGCTCCTCGTTGTTGCCCTGGTCCTGCGTCAGGCGCGTCACCTTGCCCGTGTCCACGTGGATGGTGAACAGGTCGAACGCGTTGCGCTCGTCGCGCGCCGTGAAGACGATGAGGTCGCCGCGCGGAGACCAGTCCGGGGTCTGGTTGTAGTTGCCCTGGAAGGTGAGCCGCCGCACGCCGGAGCCGTCCGTGCCCATGAGGTAGATCTGCGGGCTGCCGCCGCGGTTGGACACGAAGGCGATGCGCTTGCCGTCCGGAGACCAGGTGGGGCTGGTGTTCAGGCCATAGGGCGTGTCCGTGATGGCCTTCGCGCCGCTGCCGTCCGCGTTGGCGACGTAGATCTGCGCGCTCTCGCCCTCCGCCAGCGAGTACGCGATGCGCTTGCCATCCGGGGAGTACGCGGCGCCCGTGGCCATCTGTCCATCCGCCACCACGGCCTTCGCCTCGCCGTTGGGGCGCTGCACCCAGATGTCCGGGCGTCCCTTGCGGTACGTGGTGAAGGCCACCTGAGAGCCGTCCGGGCCCAGCGCGGGGAGGATGTTGATGCCGCCCTTGGTGAGCGACAGCGGGTTGCCGCCATCCCAGTCCGCCACCACCACGTCGCGGTTGGCGCCGGACTTGCGCACGTAGGCGATGCGCGACAGGAAGGGGCTGGGCTCGCGGGTGAAGTGGCGGTACAGCGCGTCCGCCAGCCGGTGGGCCAGCAGGGACGGGTTGTTGCCCGGCGCGTCCTTCGACACCTTCAGGTCCTCGCGGCCGGTGCCGACGTTGAACAGCCGCAGCTCGCCGCGCAGCGCGCCCGCGTCCTCCGCGAGCGACACCTTCACGAGCGCCTCGGCGCCCACGTCCGCCCAGCGGCTGAAGTTGATGGTGCCCGCGGCCATGCCCTCCTTGGGGTCGGCCGTGAAGCTCTTGCGGTCCAGCACCTGGAGGATGCCGGAGGCGGTGAGGTCGAAGGTGAAGGCGGTGTCGAACGCGGCCGCGTCCTTCTTCGCGCCGTCGTTCTGCGTGACGGGAGCGGGCACGGCCACCGGCAGCGGACGGAAGCTCGCGCCGGAGATTTCGATGGTGGGCGTCTGGGCAAGCGCCGCGAAGGGCACGAGGACGAGGGAGAGGAGCAGGGCTTTCATAGGGCGTTGAACATCAGGTTGACGCCGCTCTTCTGCAGCGCGTCTCGGAGGTGGTCGGGAGGAGGCGAGAAGGGAGAGGCCTTGCGTACGGCGGCGACGACCGCCGAGTCGAACAGGTCATTGCCGCTGGGCTTGGTGAGGTTGACGTCCAGCACCTCGCCGGCCCGGCCCAGGCGCAGCGCGACGAGTGCCTTGAGGTGCATGCGCTCGGACTCCGGGATGGTGTCCGCGACGCTGTAGTGGCGGCGCACCTGTGCCTGCAGCAGGCCGAAGTAGCGCTCGCCCTCGGCGGTGGCGGAGTCGCCGTCCGGGTCGCCGTCCTCGGCGCCCTCGGGCTCCTCGTCCGGGGCCGCCTTCGCCGTCTTGTCGAAGGCGCCGAACAGCCGCTTCCTCCGGTCCTCGCCGTCGCGCTCGCCCTTGACGGGCTCCGGCTTGGCCGCGGACGCCGGCTCCGGCTTCACGCCGGGAACCGGCACGGCGACGGCGTTGGACGAAGGGGGAGG from Myxococcus stipitatus encodes the following:
- a CDS encoding LpqB family beta-propeller domain-containing protein; its protein translation is MKALLLSLVLVPFAALAQTPTIEISGASFRPLPVAVPAPVTQNDGAKKDAAAFDTAFTFDLTASGILQVLDRKSFTADPKEGMAAGTINFSRWADVGAEALVKVSLAEDAGALRGELRLFNVGTGREDLKVSKDAPGNNPSLLAHRLADALYRHFTREPSPFLSRIAYVRKSGANRDVVVADWDGGNPLSLTKGGINILPALGPDGSQVAFTTYRKGRPDIWVQRPNGEAKAVVADGQMATGAAYSPDGKRIAYSLAEGESAQIYVANADGSGAKAITDTPYGLNTSPTWSPDGKRIAFVSNRGGSPQIYLMGTDGSGVRRLTFQGNYNQTPDWSPRGDLIVFTARDERNAFDLFTIHVDTGKVTRLTQDQGNNEEPAFSPNGRLVVFTSTRNGGTQLFVMTADGNNQLPLRAEKGTLLTPDWAPLPEAAQP
- a CDS encoding energy transducer TonB, whose protein sequence is MHSAVSHSLLVTRSTRMSRFVVASVVGHVVLLVAAILYARFSGGPKVDMNAQPIRATLVRLGKPRDAKLLPRKEQLPPPPKEVNAPKPAPEPAKPPPSSNAVAVPVPGVKPEPASAAKPEPVKGERDGEDRRKRLFGAFDKTAKAAPDEEPEGAEDGDPDGDSATAEGERYFGLLQAQVRRHYSVADTIPESERMHLKALVALRLGRAGEVLDVNLTKPSGNDLFDSAVVAAVRKASPFSPPPDHLRDALQKSGVNLMFNAL
- a CDS encoding Ppx/GppA phosphatase family protein, giving the protein MPRFATIDIGTNSVLLLVAERTPEGRFEPVLERAEITRLGRGVDATKRLSAEGMEATLSVLESYAREARELGAQDVAVSATSAARDASNGAEFLAAAKQRADVTVEIISGKLEAELSFAAVHADFASEAAGPLLVLDIGGGSTEFIYGNPAGHVEFRHSFDVGAVRLTERFVRSDPMSAEDRARVEAHLRETFKALPPPPPGAVLVGVAGTVTTVYAVQHAIDPYDAEAVHGGTLSVGELSALVDRLCHRPLEERRALPGMQPKRADVIPAGALILLEAVKALGLDSCRVSDRGLRWGLLAHRFGAGAARS
- a CDS encoding lysophospholipid acyltransferase family protein; this translates as MFYACVRAVVAMCLRLFYRVKVNAPGASPEGPVLFVGNHPNGLIDPGLVFILTRRKVTFLAKAPLFRMPVIGWLLKGLDALPVYRKQDDPTKMGGNEGTLEAAKGALVQGRAITIFPEGKSHSEPALAELKTGAARIALSAARQGAPVRIVPVGLTYAQKHVFRSEVLIDVGAAIDVATFLPEDPAAEQDAVRALTERIAEGLRGVTLNLTQWEDLPLVQLAEQLYSFRQGGPLDAERLRLWARGVQLFRASEPERFEILRAHLAAFQRRLSLVHAGGPEALALVYRPGNVVPFVVKNLLALVLGLPLFALGVLLFGLPYQAPRLASRKAELDVQATVKFLTGFVVGLLWWAGLTVAAATWGGWVWGLGTLLAVLPLALFTLYFSERWEGLKRDIDVFFLLGNRARLKALLLVEGERLASEVERLAGEYRPLLDASVRR
- a CDS encoding spinster family MFS transporter, with the protein product MTAAPATPTAPAANAGFALLVLTLINLVNYLDRYIVAVALPGIQQEFGINDTQSGLLGTMFIVVFMLASPLGGFLGDRYPRRLLVAGGVLLWSLATGASGLATSFAALLVARAVIGIGEAGYGAVAPSIISDLYPREQRTRMLAFFYIAIPVGAAAGYGLGGWLTQKYSWHVAFFAGGVPGLLLGALAFFMPEPQRGAMDGPDAEVKLPFLVGLKGLARNAAFWAVTAGYTLMTFSIGGLGFWMPTYLVRERGMSADSSGFLFGAITAVAGLLGTVAGGWLGDRLDKKREGGGLWMSGIGLLLAAPCMYLAVNLKDVGPTFAAIGMAQFLIFLNSGPINAAIVNCVPPAFRAFAMGLNVLCIHLLGDAISPTLIGNIADAATLHTAIAVNALPVLLGGVALLVGARLFREAVPRERVSA
- a CDS encoding POTRA domain-containing protein; translation: MPGASRAQEGAAVVGVELHLPGGVDAAGLSDLVLVRKGQHLSPGAVRRSVERLWATGRFADVVVRQVEAEGGVRLVFQLTPVSRLARLRFDGNSVLSDGELLEASGLLEGGPLDAEELEGAVTSVLQAYQRKGYDSVKVTARQEPVTEGIAVSLLVEEGVPTRVRQLSFTGSPGQPLPRLMEVLDLAPGAVFDRARLDAGLERLRALLREEGHWRAQVGTPLVLVEGSAATVAIPLSAGPRYSLRFHGNRRFPTTLLEHVLAYDVAEPLDEVVAGRLARRVESFYRFRGFHDVRVRPREVVRPDGEVAVLAFDVDEGARLRVSEVRFHGNTELDDETLRTTLTERIRAGESLPELDLRLSDDPLDAEGRHGRSRASSEPPPDPSTVFVEDAWLEAVDVMNEAYRERGYLSAVVSFRGLTVDAVTHTAVADFDIEEGPRARVSEVRYEGLPSGMAVALLRVGARVRQGLPLSFEAVEAARVALERALGLRGYIFAKVTTESSVGEDGQAARVVFRADAGPQVRVGKVLIQGLTRTDPDLILANLALEEGKPLVMSALTDGQRRLARLGLFRQVDVALADPTRRESSKDIVVSVQERPRLDGEVSAGYFLVDGPRIALDTAYRNLDGLGLSLLARGKVNYAGWSADALSRDRRIACQQSGGAASAGCDVELQGLNALGGRGNLALAQPRLFFLLPFEVGARLDLIGERVHRPSYVSTRFAAAAALDWAVASWFNVSLSYEVENNRLRSRAGVLELLNRADQERLRYPFGDFTLHSLRPSLTLDFRDDPANPRRGIVFVGSAEFTRGISVNPTDVAGNPVSAFPINGVKLSSSLSGYVPLGRRSSLALSARAGTMVPLEADAQTIGSKLFYLGGSSSLRGFREDGVLPEDVREALHQRVRDCRSLITPSGCSAELKAVLAGQVPASQGGELFTLGKAELRLPALTSVDLGLFVEAGNLWLDRAKFEPWRLRYATGVGLRYVTPVGPLAFDVGFNLDPDEEVNEARTQFHFSIGTF
- a CDS encoding aminotransferase class V-fold PLP-dependent enzyme, coding for MSAPFRSHWGLDPEVRFLNHGSYGACPTAVLQKQAELRARMEAEPVRFLHREIEPLYDAARAALADFIGADAEDVSFVTNATSGVTTVLRSLRFAPGDELLTTDHEYNASRNALDFAAASSGAKVVVATLPWPVTSEQAIVDAVLAHVTPRTRLLLVDHISSQTALVMPLARLVSELKARGVETLVDGAHGPGQVPLSLRELGAGYYTGNCHKWMCAPKGAAFLHVRRDLQPGLTPLAVSHGRNSPRTDRSRFRLEFDWTGTHDPTPALCVPDAIRVMGAMLPGGWPELRASNRNKALAARRLLCERLGVAPACPESMVGSMAVVGLPPGYPVQAEPPLYLDPLHLKLFETYRIEVPIVPWPRAPQRHVRVSAQLYNTPDEYAALADALEALLR